In Vicinamibacterales bacterium, the following are encoded in one genomic region:
- the hrcA gene encoding heat-inducible transcriptional repressor HrcA, translating to MTPASSPQHRRARQHPPQLSSRARAILAAVVRSYIERGEPVSSLWLTRHSRFGVSSATLRNNMAELEELGYVHQPHASAGRIPTDRGYRCYVDLLLEARRPARSSRNVEARLRQASALGNLLNNVPHELSRASHHLGFAMAPSGEGSVLKQINFVPLDRQRVLVVVVSASGHVSHKVVSVSEALRPVDLTQAANYLNQEFAGLPLYEVRTAIVEQLESERTLCNALRKRALRLARNTLENLSESSLFVQGTSFLIDNATDNDDSSSMSSLSTLFEMIEEKDRLVRLLNRYIDDPGMIVIIGAEHRTENLKNLSLVASTYFDGNQTGCVGIIGPRRMRYDRSIAAVEGVSRTVSRLLGTGGTWAN from the coding sequence ATGACCCCAGCTTCCTCTCCACAACACCGCCGCGCTAGACAACACCCGCCACAATTATCTAGCCGCGCACGAGCAATCCTCGCGGCTGTCGTCCGGAGCTACATCGAGCGCGGTGAACCAGTTTCCTCGCTATGGCTCACTCGGCATAGCCGTTTCGGTGTCTCATCAGCCACTCTTCGTAACAACATGGCGGAGCTTGAGGAACTCGGATACGTCCACCAACCTCATGCCTCAGCCGGTCGTATACCTACCGACCGTGGTTACCGATGCTACGTTGACCTCTTACTCGAGGCCAGAAGACCGGCGCGCTCATCTCGGAATGTCGAAGCGAGACTTCGGCAGGCATCAGCGCTTGGCAATTTACTCAACAATGTGCCACACGAGTTATCGCGCGCTTCGCATCATCTCGGTTTCGCAATGGCACCCTCAGGCGAAGGATCGGTACTCAAACAGATTAACTTTGTTCCGCTCGACAGGCAGCGCGTACTGGTCGTCGTCGTGTCGGCCTCTGGACACGTCTCCCACAAAGTCGTAAGTGTCTCTGAAGCCTTACGACCCGTAGACCTTACACAGGCCGCAAACTATCTGAATCAGGAATTTGCAGGACTGCCATTGTACGAAGTACGCACCGCAATCGTTGAACAACTCGAAAGTGAACGAACTTTGTGCAACGCATTACGTAAACGTGCGTTACGCCTCGCTCGTAACACACTCGAAAATCTATCGGAAAGCTCATTATTCGTCCAGGGCACCTCCTTCCTCATCGACAACGCAACGGATAATGACGACTCATCTTCCATGTCAAGCCTGAGCACCCTTTTCGAGATGATCGAGGAAAAAGATCGTCTCGTGCGACTCCTAAACAGATATATCGATGATCCGGGCATGATCGTCATTATCGGTGCGGAACATCGCACAGAAAATCTTAAGAACCTTAGCTTGGTAGCCTCGACGTACTTCGACGGCAATCAGACCGGTTGCGTCGGCATCATTGGACCGAGACGAATGCGTTACGATCGGTCAATTGCGGCTGTGGAAGGAGTCTCCCGTACAGTTAGCCGACTACTAGGCACCGGCGGCACCTGGGCTAACTGA
- a CDS encoding protein kinase, with product MEHQIGMGFSGPVFRAYEPENELPVAIKAFQLDITPEQAHTLAEHFNRIAQIGLSEPGVVTPLSAGVEDTVAYLVLEHVAMESLDVVMRDYAPDAIDRSNKLIAQLAGAIDCARTVGALHGALHPRDVFVARDSVKVSGFGVVPGLEEIGLRGPVRRPYSAPERVKGGDWGPTADIFSLAVIAYELLTGIRPVGTGREAIAKIRNSGSAKNAAALKRLFLAAMSDNPDERPRTAHEFASAFEGITSTTSTVGKTEATSATSAADSEVNGGATEPVSELVVESTADFEEGGAVGEAWNSNSQEPAEWVGSEEDEVVSDLPMLDEKSRGNSRSEPSTNEPEPEPVTLVEMLDVSEDSKPSDNIVRAEAKNKLSNQGRKSPTPAEVESILSTPEANAAQNESPIVEPAPSQSSEPAVPVSYARNRSLFDTAQVHGNQHAQIDSESTEDSPSQLEEASSESEANRRLLGLPVAPTFIVGLIVSFLAGYALRSPDLARPVSETGALPGAMVTEEPSPITTTVEAPAAAESGALLNAEKPDASMETLETNAEVAASPIPRSEVAPSILSEEGLPSPVETLPESASTDQSFVSLESSTIEFETRPPGAEVYVDGRSLGATPMLAPDISPGSHTIRFIIEGYREWTTIVEVVGGQSIRVAASLEGVR from the coding sequence GTGGAGCACCAAATCGGAATGGGCTTTTCTGGTCCCGTTTTTCGAGCTTATGAACCAGAAAATGAGCTGCCTGTTGCTATAAAGGCATTCCAGCTTGATATCACGCCGGAGCAGGCTCATACGCTGGCTGAGCATTTTAATCGGATCGCTCAGATCGGTCTGTCCGAGCCTGGAGTAGTTACGCCCCTCAGCGCTGGAGTCGAGGATACCGTCGCCTACCTAGTTCTGGAGCACGTGGCGATGGAATCACTAGATGTCGTGATGCGGGACTATGCGCCAGATGCAATAGACAGATCAAATAAGCTAATCGCTCAACTGGCCGGTGCAATCGATTGTGCACGCACAGTTGGTGCGCTCCATGGCGCGCTGCACCCGCGCGACGTGTTCGTAGCCAGGGATTCAGTAAAGGTTAGTGGGTTCGGTGTCGTACCAGGCTTGGAAGAAATTGGGTTACGGGGACCCGTTAGGCGCCCCTACTCTGCACCGGAACGAGTGAAAGGTGGTGACTGGGGTCCGACCGCCGATATTTTCTCGCTTGCGGTGATCGCATACGAATTGCTAACAGGAATACGTCCTGTGGGAACGGGACGTGAAGCGATCGCGAAAATACGTAATAGCGGGTCAGCGAAGAACGCCGCTGCACTCAAGAGGCTCTTCTTGGCCGCGATGTCCGACAACCCCGATGAACGTCCGCGCACTGCACACGAATTTGCGAGTGCATTTGAGGGTATTACCTCCACTACTAGTACCGTTGGTAAGACCGAGGCAACGAGTGCGACCTCGGCGGCTGATTCTGAGGTCAATGGAGGAGCGACCGAACCGGTCAGCGAACTGGTTGTCGAGTCGACTGCCGACTTCGAGGAGGGCGGGGCTGTTGGTGAAGCTTGGAATAGCAATTCACAGGAGCCCGCCGAGTGGGTAGGTTCTGAGGAAGATGAAGTTGTGTCAGACCTGCCGATGTTAGACGAAAAGTCTCGTGGAAACTCAAGAAGCGAGCCTTCGACGAATGAACCTGAACCTGAACCTGTTACGCTGGTCGAAATGCTGGACGTATCGGAGGACTCGAAGCCATCAGACAATATAGTGAGGGCTGAGGCTAAGAATAAATTGAGTAATCAGGGGCGTAAATCTCCTACTCCGGCTGAAGTCGAAAGTATCCTTAGTACTCCTGAGGCGAATGCGGCTCAAAACGAGTCGCCTATTGTAGAACCTGCTCCGAGCCAGTCCTCTGAGCCAGCAGTTCCCGTTTCATATGCGCGAAACCGTTCACTTTTCGATACTGCCCAAGTCCACGGTAACCAACACGCCCAGATTGATTCGGAATCGACAGAGGACTCACCATCTCAACTCGAGGAGGCTTCTTCTGAAAGTGAAGCCAATAGGCGATTGTTGGGGTTGCCGGTTGCCCCAACGTTCATTGTGGGGTTAATTGTTTCGTTTCTAGCTGGTTATGCACTGCGTTCACCGGATTTGGCTAGACCTGTCTCTGAGACAGGCGCTCTGCCAGGGGCGATGGTAACGGAAGAGCCTTCACCTATTACTACTACGGTTGAAGCACCGGCAGCAGCAGAGAGTGGCGCCCTACTGAACGCAGAAAAGCCAGACGCATCAATGGAGACTCTGGAAACCAACGCCGAGGTCGCCGCCTCGCCGATTCCTCGTAGCGAGGTAGCTCCGTCCATCTTATCGGAAGAGGGGCTTCCTTCTCCGGTAGAGACCTTACCGGAGTCTGCGTCGACTGACCAAAGCTTTGTGTCCTTGGAGTCCAGCACAATTGAATTTGAAACGCGCCCGCCTGGTGCTGAAGTATATGTCGATGGTCGAAGTCTTGGTGCGACGCCCATGTTGGCGCCTGATATTTCGCCGGGGAGCCACACGATCCGATTCATAATTGAGGGGTATCGTGAATGGACGACCATCGTTGAGGTGGTGGGCGGGCAGTCGATCCGAGTAGCTGCTTCGCTTGAGGGTGTGCGATGA
- a CDS encoding nucleotide exchange factor GrpE: MMSDDAHSVPPEEAPEPETASDSQHDNAAEGDETVNTPPAEEVGKQRDEYYDLLLRKTAEFDNYRKRVERERRELLQSAGAEILEQLLPIMDDLERALDAIENSETTDGDAYLKGFEIIRQQLLDLLSKHRVTPMDVLGADFDPHFHQAVAHEPSATHRDGEVTEELRRGYMLGDRLLRPAMVKVAKRE; the protein is encoded by the coding sequence ATGATGAGCGACGACGCGCATTCTGTACCTCCCGAGGAGGCTCCTGAGCCTGAAACGGCATCCGATTCCCAGCACGATAACGCAGCAGAGGGTGATGAGACAGTCAACACTCCTCCTGCGGAAGAAGTTGGTAAACAACGCGATGAGTATTACGACCTACTACTCCGAAAGACGGCCGAGTTCGATAACTATCGTAAGCGAGTCGAGCGGGAACGTCGTGAACTGCTTCAAAGTGCTGGCGCCGAAATACTCGAACAACTACTGCCGATCATGGACGATCTCGAGCGAGCGCTTGACGCCATCGAGAACAGTGAGACCACCGATGGTGACGCTTATCTCAAAGGCTTTGAAATCATCCGTCAGCAGCTACTTGACCTCCTCAGTAAACACCGCGTAACACCGATGGATGTGCTCGGAGCGGACTTCGATCCACATTTTCATCAGGCAGTTGCCCATGAACCAAGTGCAACACATCGAGACGGAGAGGTAACTGAGGAGCTTCGTCGGGGTTACATGCTCGGCGACCGACTGCTCAGGCCGGCCATGGTGAAGGTGGCCAAACGTGAGTAA
- the carB gene encoding carbamoyl-phosphate synthase large subunit, whose translation MPKRADLKRILVIGSGPIVIGQACEFDYSGTQACKALRAEGLEVVLVNSNPATIMTDPEVADRTYVEPLTPEIVTQIIECESPDALLPTVGGQTALNLAVALGEKGILNAHGVELIGASIEAIKVAEDRLQFREAMHSIGVAVPDSVYVKSSDEAMAAVEKLGFPVIIRPSFTLGGVGGGIAYNLAEFREMVERGLGFSPVSEILLEESVLGWKEFELEVMRDVADNFVVICSIENIDPMGVHTGDSVTVAPALTLTDKEYQRLRDAAKRIIRRVGVETGGSNIQFAIHPENGRVVAIEMNPRVSRSSALASKATGFPIAKIAAKLALGYRLDEIPNDITRLTPASFEPTIDYVVVKIPRWAFEKFPRANPTLTTQMKSVGEVMAIGRTFKEAFLKGFRSLELGRSGQLFAQSEGESEDDATLQRQLAVPTDRRLFATFRALQRGWTVEQVHDITKIDRWFLSQFLEMIQLEQAAGLVGLREMSVELLTTLKRSGFSDADIAVITGADTASVFDRRKDAGLRPVYKRIDTCAAEFESFTPYQYGTYEEECEANPTDRPKIVILGSGPNRIGQGLEFDYCCCHAAFALQEQGFETIMINCNPETVSTDYDSVDRLYFEPLTFEDVVAIIDREQSGGGDVSCLVQFGGQTPLKLALPLQAAGVKILGTSPDSIDLAEDRDRFSRLLWDLGISQAPSGIATSREEARAVASSIGFPIVVRPSYVLGGRAMAIVYDLSALDRYVTDAVDASPERPVLIDKFLEDAFELDVDAVADAEGAVVIGGIMEHIEEAGIHSGDSSCVVPPYLVPERQLAVIRDYTHRIARALNVVGLMNIQFAIKDDTVYVLEVNPRASRTVPYLSKATGVPLAKVAARVMAGTSLADLELVDDLKVSGVFVKTPVFPFVRFPGVDTLLGPEMKSTGEVMGAAETFGAAFAKAQLAAGNRLPDKGTAFISVNDHDKASVGQVAKDLTALGFSIVASRGTAAYLRAHGLDVEVVFKVNEGRPHIADQVLNGQIDLIINTPLGRESFFDDLAVRRVAMLHSVPCITTLTGAVAAVSAIRALRSETIKVRPLQDYHEEALTDRA comes from the coding sequence ATGCCAAAGCGTGCTGACCTAAAACGTATACTTGTGATCGGCTCTGGCCCGATTGTCATTGGGCAGGCTTGCGAATTTGATTATTCCGGTACACAAGCATGTAAAGCACTGCGCGCAGAGGGACTTGAGGTTGTCCTCGTTAACAGTAACCCCGCGACGATCATGACTGATCCTGAAGTCGCTGATCGGACTTATGTAGAGCCTCTAACGCCAGAAATAGTTACGCAGATCATCGAGTGCGAAAGTCCAGACGCTCTTTTGCCAACTGTAGGTGGGCAGACAGCACTTAACCTTGCTGTAGCCCTAGGCGAAAAGGGTATTCTGAATGCGCATGGAGTTGAGTTAATCGGTGCGTCAATTGAAGCGATTAAGGTGGCTGAAGATCGACTCCAATTTCGTGAAGCGATGCACTCAATCGGCGTTGCTGTTCCAGACAGTGTTTATGTTAAGTCTTCGGACGAGGCGATGGCCGCGGTCGAGAAACTCGGATTTCCGGTAATTATCAGGCCTTCATTCACACTTGGCGGTGTTGGTGGTGGCATCGCTTACAACTTGGCTGAGTTTCGCGAGATGGTCGAAAGGGGTCTGGGTTTTAGTCCTGTCAGTGAAATTTTGCTTGAAGAGTCAGTGCTTGGGTGGAAAGAGTTCGAACTCGAAGTCATGCGTGACGTAGCGGACAATTTTGTTGTGATCTGTTCAATCGAAAATATCGATCCGATGGGCGTGCACACCGGCGATAGCGTTACGGTTGCCCCAGCACTGACGTTGACCGATAAGGAGTATCAGCGACTCCGTGATGCAGCTAAGCGGATTATTCGGCGAGTGGGTGTCGAGACCGGCGGTTCAAATATTCAGTTTGCCATTCATCCTGAGAATGGTCGCGTCGTAGCTATTGAAATGAACCCGCGCGTTTCCCGTTCCTCGGCGCTTGCGTCGAAAGCCACCGGGTTTCCAATCGCGAAAATCGCTGCAAAGCTGGCGCTCGGTTATCGTCTTGATGAAATCCCCAACGATATAACTCGTTTAACACCGGCATCGTTCGAGCCAACTATCGACTATGTAGTTGTCAAGATTCCCCGCTGGGCCTTTGAAAAATTTCCACGGGCCAATCCGACACTTACAACGCAGATGAAATCAGTTGGCGAGGTCATGGCCATTGGGCGAACTTTTAAGGAGGCTTTTCTCAAAGGATTCCGCTCGCTCGAATTGGGGCGTTCAGGACAGTTATTTGCCCAGTCGGAAGGCGAGTCGGAGGACGATGCGACGCTTCAAAGGCAACTCGCCGTACCCACTGACAGAAGGCTATTTGCCACTTTTCGTGCTTTGCAGCGTGGTTGGACAGTTGAGCAGGTACATGACATTACCAAGATTGACCGTTGGTTTTTGTCCCAATTCTTGGAAATGATTCAGCTCGAACAAGCGGCTGGACTTGTGGGCTTGCGGGAAATGTCCGTGGAGCTATTAACTACACTGAAACGTTCTGGTTTTAGTGATGCCGATATCGCGGTAATTACCGGAGCCGATACGGCGTCAGTCTTCGACCGACGAAAGGACGCCGGTCTGCGGCCGGTGTATAAGCGAATTGATACCTGTGCGGCAGAATTCGAGTCATTCACTCCTTACCAATACGGTACTTACGAGGAAGAATGTGAGGCAAATCCAACCGATCGGCCGAAGATCGTAATTTTGGGTAGTGGGCCGAACCGGATTGGGCAGGGCCTCGAGTTCGACTACTGCTGTTGTCACGCTGCGTTTGCTCTCCAGGAACAGGGCTTTGAGACCATTATGATCAACTGTAATCCGGAGACCGTGTCCACTGATTACGATTCGGTGGATCGACTCTATTTTGAGCCACTTACCTTCGAGGATGTTGTTGCAATTATCGATCGTGAGCAGTCAGGTGGCGGTGATGTGTCATGCCTGGTGCAGTTTGGAGGACAGACGCCACTCAAACTCGCGTTACCGCTGCAAGCTGCAGGCGTAAAGATCTTGGGCACGTCACCGGATTCAATTGACCTTGCGGAAGACCGCGATCGTTTTTCGCGGCTCCTCTGGGACCTTGGTATTTCCCAGGCCCCCAGCGGAATCGCCACGTCGCGTGAGGAAGCACGTGCCGTCGCATCGTCCATCGGATTCCCGATCGTTGTCCGACCGTCCTACGTACTTGGTGGGCGGGCAATGGCTATTGTCTATGATCTGTCGGCGCTGGATCGGTACGTTACGGATGCAGTTGATGCGTCGCCTGAGAGGCCAGTCCTAATCGATAAGTTTTTGGAAGATGCCTTTGAACTCGATGTTGATGCGGTAGCCGATGCGGAGGGTGCGGTGGTAATTGGCGGCATCATGGAGCACATCGAAGAGGCCGGCATTCATTCAGGTGATAGCTCTTGCGTAGTGCCGCCTTATCTTGTTCCCGAGCGACAACTTGCAGTAATTCGTGATTACACCCATCGAATCGCGCGAGCGCTAAATGTTGTTGGTTTGATGAATATACAATTTGCCATTAAGGATGACACGGTGTACGTGCTTGAGGTGAATCCTCGTGCGTCCCGTACGGTACCGTATTTATCGAAGGCCACTGGTGTACCTCTCGCGAAAGTGGCGGCTAGGGTCATGGCGGGGACGAGCCTTGCTGACCTCGAGCTAGTAGACGATCTAAAAGTGTCTGGCGTGTTCGTTAAGACGCCTGTGTTTCCCTTTGTGAGGTTTCCTGGTGTTGACACCTTGCTAGGGCCAGAGATGAAGTCAACCGGTGAGGTCATGGGCGCTGCAGAAACGTTTGGTGCTGCGTTCGCGAAAGCCCAGTTGGCTGCTGGTAACCGCCTTCCCGACAAAGGGACGGCGTTTATCAGCGTGAACGACCACGATAAGGCTAGTGTTGGTCAGGTTGCTAAGGATTTGACTGCTCTCGGTTTTTCAATTGTCGCGTCGCGTGGGACCGCTGCCTATCTGCGCGCACACGGTCTCGACGTGGAGGTGGTATTTAAGGTGAATGAAGGGCGTCCACACATAGCCGACCAAGTACTTAATGGACAAATTGACCTGATCATTAACACTCCACTCGGTCGGGAGTCATTTTTCGACGACTTGGCTGTCAGGCGAGTTGCGATGTTGCACTCTGTGCCGTGTATTACTACCCTGACGGGCGCAGTGGCTGCTGTGAGTGCAATCCGCGCGCTCCGGTCTGAAACTATCAAGGTGCGACCTCTCCAGGACTATCACGAGGAAGCCCTCACCGACCGGGCATAG
- the carA gene encoding glutamine-hydrolyzing carbamoyl-phosphate synthase small subunit — MTKAILALEDGSWFAGVSVGAKGDSGGEVVFNTSMTGYQEVLTDPSYAGQLVMMTCPEIGNYGVSEEDIESRGPQVAGFIVRQASAIASNWRASGTLSDYLSSHDIVAIADIDTRAVTRTLRSSGVMRGVISTGNVEPEEAIDRARKVLPMEGADLVTRVTCQAPFDWAPDSSGPGSSFPEEFSLPPERRADRPLRIAAYDFGIKWNILRRLSAYGCDIRVFPASSPASELLAIDPDGVFLSNGPGDPAPLDYAIKNVQALVAAEVPTFGICLGHQVLGLALGGKTYKLKFGHRGANHPVKHLATDKIEITSQNHGFAVDPDSLPSDVMVTHLNLYDGTVEGLRHKSRPAFAVQYHPEASPGPHDADYLFGLFLDVIDERH, encoded by the coding sequence ATGACGAAGGCGATTCTTGCGCTTGAGGACGGTTCATGGTTTGCAGGAGTCTCGGTTGGTGCAAAGGGAGACTCCGGTGGGGAAGTGGTTTTCAACACGAGTATGACCGGTTACCAAGAGGTGCTGACAGACCCGTCGTATGCGGGACAGCTAGTGATGATGACCTGTCCAGAGATCGGGAACTACGGTGTGTCAGAAGAAGACATCGAGTCGCGTGGACCTCAAGTCGCTGGTTTTATCGTCAGACAGGCTTCAGCCATTGCTAGCAACTGGCGTGCTTCGGGTACGTTGAGTGACTATTTGTCGAGTCATGACATCGTCGCAATTGCGGATATTGACACGCGTGCAGTCACGCGCACCCTGCGATCGAGTGGCGTGATGCGGGGTGTTATTTCCACGGGCAACGTGGAACCCGAAGAGGCGATCGATCGGGCACGGAAGGTTCTGCCGATGGAAGGCGCGGACCTGGTAACACGTGTGACTTGTCAAGCACCGTTCGATTGGGCGCCTGACTCGTCTGGGCCGGGCTCCTCGTTTCCCGAGGAGTTTAGCCTGCCGCCGGAGCGCCGCGCTGATCGTCCGTTACGCATCGCGGCCTACGACTTCGGCATCAAATGGAACATACTACGCCGACTTAGCGCATACGGTTGTGACATCCGTGTGTTTCCTGCCAGTTCCCCAGCGAGTGAGCTATTGGCAATTGATCCTGATGGCGTATTTCTTAGCAACGGTCCCGGCGATCCCGCGCCGCTTGATTACGCTATCAAGAACGTACAAGCACTGGTCGCAGCTGAGGTGCCGACTTTTGGTATCTGCCTTGGTCATCAAGTGCTGGGTCTTGCGCTTGGTGGCAAAACCTATAAGTTAAAATTCGGCCACCGGGGAGCCAACCATCCGGTTAAGCACTTAGCAACGGATAAGATCGAGATCACATCACAGAATCACGGCTTTGCCGTTGATCCTGACTCGCTACCGAGTGATGTGATGGTGACACACCTCAATTTATACGATGGTACGGTTGAGGGATTACGTCACAAGTCGCGACCTGCATTCGCCGTGCAATATCATCCAGAGGCTTCGCCCGGTCCTCACGATGCTGACTATCTGTTCGGTCTGTTTTTGGATGTAATTGACGAACGACATTAA
- a CDS encoding XdhC/CoxI family protein: MSQEVFKAVAQALADGEPAALVTIVKTQGSTPQRVGAKMLVYADGRTVGTIGGGCYENDAFWKAREALEDRRPVIANYELSDDFAEESGLVCGGQMEIYIEPLEPSPPLYIVGAGHIAYHLASIAAGVGFQIHVVDDREKFANPERFPDAVEVVVESIPDWLHRENIPSYAYAVIVTRGHRHDLDALRALAARDLRYLGLIGSRAKVTRIFEALLEESMPAECLKRVHAPIGLDIGAVTPQEIAVSILAELIAVKYGKTNRDNAESTVSSLRWTPKSVETN; the protein is encoded by the coding sequence ATGAGTCAGGAAGTCTTTAAAGCCGTTGCCCAAGCGCTGGCGGATGGAGAGCCCGCAGCTCTAGTTACCATCGTCAAGACCCAGGGATCCACGCCACAGCGCGTCGGTGCAAAGATGCTAGTCTATGCTGACGGTCGCACGGTTGGTACGATTGGTGGCGGCTGCTATGAAAATGACGCGTTTTGGAAAGCTCGCGAAGCCCTAGAAGACCGACGCCCAGTCATCGCCAACTATGAGCTAAGCGACGACTTTGCTGAGGAGAGCGGGCTGGTGTGCGGTGGGCAGATGGAAATCTACATCGAACCGTTGGAACCATCACCTCCTCTCTACATCGTTGGGGCCGGCCATATTGCCTACCATCTGGCCTCCATCGCCGCTGGCGTTGGATTCCAGATCCATGTCGTGGACGATCGAGAGAAATTCGCTAATCCGGAAAGGTTTCCGGATGCAGTTGAAGTGGTCGTGGAATCAATCCCTGACTGGTTACACCGTGAGAATATTCCGTCCTATGCTTACGCGGTTATCGTCACACGGGGCCACCGTCATGATTTGGATGCACTGCGTGCTCTGGCAGCGCGAGACCTGCGCTATTTAGGCCTGATCGGCAGCCGGGCCAAAGTGACCCGGATCTTTGAAGCGCTGCTTGAGGAATCCATGCCGGCCGAATGTCTCAAGCGCGTACATGCGCCCATCGGTTTGGACATCGGCGCTGTCACGCCCCAGGAAATCGCCGTCAGCATTCTCGCCGAGCTAATTGCCGTCAAGTATGGCAAAACCAACCGCGATAATGCCGAGTCAACTGTTTCCTCGCTACGGTGGACACCGAAAAGCGTTGAGACCAACTGA
- the bshC gene encoding bacillithiol biosynthesis cysteine-adding enzyme BshC encodes MQHSIDIGRFPWIRRLAVDYALNYSSLAPFFAGDPSTPEAWRKAITRRHNLRPPSAFTEVLAAQQQSRGAPSEALAATEKLGRPDTVAIVTGQQAGLFGGPLFTLLKAVTAIKLARRLSQEQSVPVVAVFWVDAEDHDWNEVASCAVLDADCQVRRVVAEPPPGAGEMPVGSLKLGDGASTAIDAIANALPPSEFTATTIKDLRRTYQSGTTMSKAFSLWLETVLGAEGLILFDSSDPAAKPFVRTLFEQELRNTQTAALATEAGKQLVARGYHAQVTPHPESVALFRVDGARHSIRRSNNRFTVGNAPVELNVLLKTLDQHPEQFSPNVLLRPLVQDTLFPTVCYVPGPNELAYLAQLRNIYELFEVPMPLIYPRDSATLLDSTGARFLKRNNLSLEALQPQDEAALNQLLKAQLPEAVRQSIDDARRAIQTRIDTIIETVPAVDSTLVGAARSTLGRMDHDLTALHKKILKAAKRNDATLRRQFVCTQTQAFPEGHPQERVLGFVGFVNRLGPTLVEGLLNELPLDPRNHALITP; translated from the coding sequence GTGCAACACTCTATCGATATCGGTCGGTTCCCCTGGATCCGGCGTCTCGCCGTAGATTACGCTCTCAATTACAGCTCCCTAGCACCATTCTTTGCTGGAGATCCCTCTACACCGGAGGCGTGGCGGAAAGCGATCACGCGCCGTCATAACTTACGTCCTCCGAGTGCCTTTACTGAGGTCCTCGCCGCGCAACAACAATCACGTGGAGCTCCATCTGAGGCTCTAGCCGCTACCGAGAAACTAGGGCGACCAGATACCGTAGCCATCGTCACCGGCCAGCAGGCCGGCTTATTTGGTGGCCCCCTTTTCACTCTGCTAAAGGCAGTGACGGCCATCAAGCTGGCCAGGCGACTCTCTCAGGAACAGAGTGTGCCAGTTGTCGCCGTGTTCTGGGTCGACGCAGAAGACCACGACTGGAACGAGGTTGCCTCGTGTGCTGTTCTCGATGCCGACTGCCAGGTCAGACGAGTAGTGGCAGAACCACCGCCAGGCGCCGGTGAGATGCCCGTAGGTTCTCTCAAGCTAGGCGACGGTGCCTCAACCGCTATCGACGCTATAGCTAACGCACTCCCACCGAGCGAGTTCACCGCGACAACAATCAAGGACCTACGTCGGACGTACCAGAGCGGTACGACCATGTCTAAGGCGTTCAGTCTCTGGCTGGAAACGGTTCTTGGTGCGGAGGGTCTTATCCTCTTCGATTCCTCTGACCCGGCAGCTAAACCATTTGTCAGAACTCTTTTTGAACAAGAACTGCGAAACACCCAAACCGCGGCATTGGCAACCGAGGCCGGCAAACAACTAGTCGCAAGGGGCTATCACGCGCAAGTTACCCCACATCCAGAGAGCGTGGCGCTCTTCCGGGTAGACGGTGCTAGGCATTCAATTCGTCGGAGTAATAACAGGTTCACCGTCGGTAACGCACCGGTGGAACTCAACGTTCTACTTAAAACGCTTGACCAGCATCCCGAACAGTTCAGTCCGAACGTACTGCTTAGACCGCTCGTGCAAGACACTTTATTCCCGACGGTCTGCTACGTTCCCGGACCCAACGAGCTCGCATATCTTGCACAACTTAGAAACATCTATGAGCTCTTTGAAGTGCCAATGCCACTTATCTATCCCCGTGATAGTGCCACCTTGCTCGACTCGACCGGTGCGAGATTCCTCAAGCGCAACAATCTTTCGCTTGAAGCCCTCCAGCCACAGGACGAGGCCGCTCTGAACCAATTGCTAAAGGCACAACTACCGGAAGCGGTCAGGCAATCGATTGACGATGCTCGCCGTGCAATTCAGACCCGCATCGACACAATTATTGAAACCGTTCCGGCCGTCGACTCGACCCTGGTCGGTGCCGCACGATCAACTCTGGGCCGGATGGACCACGACCTCACAGCTCTTCACAAGAAAATCCTAAAGGCAGCAAAACGAAACGACGCTACGCTCCGGCGGCAGTTCGTGTGCACTCAGACACAGGCATTCCCGGAAGGCCACCCCCAAGAACGCGTATTGGGATTCGTGGGTTTTGTGAATCGCTTAGGACCTACACTAGTCGAAGGTCTTCTTAACGAATTACCTCTGGATCCAAGGAACCACGCGCTCATCACGCCTTGA